From a region of the Cyprinus carpio isolate SPL01 chromosome A18, ASM1834038v1, whole genome shotgun sequence genome:
- the LOC109087876 gene encoding transmembrane protein 255B-like, whose protein sequence is MDMRPVKAGRCQFYTSGNGYIYENYYATVPCQGLTESCNMKVRSGTCYCCDLYDCANGGYLNNYYEFVGVQSCQEVFSLYVLLWVLTTLNLLAFVCGILTTAVLGSIKYMVSH, encoded by the exons ATG GATATGCGTCCAGTGAAGGCTGGAAGATGTCAATTCTACACAAGCGGAAATGGTTACATCTATGAGAACTACTACGCAACA GTTCCCTGTCAAGGACTAACAGAGTCCTGTAATATGAAAGTTCGCAGTGGAACGTGTTACTGTTGTGATTTGTATGATTGTGCCAA TGGAGGATATCTGAATAATTACTATGAGTTTGTTGGTGTGCAGAGCTGTCAGGAGGTCTTCTCTCTATATGTTCTCCTCTGGGTCTTAACCACGCTTAACCTGCTGGCCTTCGTGTGTGGAATCTTGACCACTGCTGTACTGGGCAGTATCAAATACATGGTAAGTCactga